A genomic region of Eucalyptus grandis isolate ANBG69807.140 chromosome 5, ASM1654582v1, whole genome shotgun sequence contains the following coding sequences:
- the LOC104445786 gene encoding aspartyl protease family protein At5g10770 — translation MKMGYLLFLICCLLLARAASLAEFRGDEAAIYLDLYHVDGSNSSLGNKSPEPLTHVLARDENRIKALRYRITRTKEHKPSVILNQSIDILGPESVSIPASPGLSLGSGNYYVKIGLGMPAKYNAMLLDTGSSLSWLQCQPCVISCHAQVDPLYNPSASRTYKSIPCSTSQCSSLKEATLNDPLCEVETGKCVYTASYGDSSYSTGYLSQDLLSLSPSETSPSFLYGCGQDNEGLFGRAAGIVGLARERLSLISQLSPKYGNAFSYCLPSETSIGSGFLSIGSTSLTASAFRFTPMITESREKSLYFLRLGAISLAGKPLSVAATQYRVPTIIDSGTVISRLPSSVYVALKQAFINIMSRKYAKAPSYSILDTCFKGSLKTMSVPQMRLVFQGGADLTLTPANILLDVEKGTTCLAFASSSGNDEIAVIGNHQQKTFKVAYDVTNSRIGFAAGGCH, via the exons ATGAAGATGGGTTATCTTCTGTTCTTGATTTGCTGTCTACTGCTAGCAAGAGCTGCTTCACTTGCAGAGTTCAGAG GTGATGAGGCAGCCATTTATCTGGATCTGTACCATGTTGATGGCTCTAACTCTTCCCTTGGGAACAAATCTCCAGAGCCTCTCACCCATGTTCTTGCTCGCGATGAAAATCGCATCAAGGCTCTCAGGTACCGAATTACTCGCACAAAGGAGCACAAACCTAGCGTCATCTTGAACCAATCCATAGACATATTAGGCCCTGAATCTGTAAGCATCCCAGCGAGCCCCGGCTTGTCTCTTGGGTCAGGCAATTATTACGTCAAGATAGGCCTTGGCATGCCTGCGAAGTACAATGCCATGCTCCTCGACACTGGCAGCTCTCTTTCGTGGCTCCAGTGCCAACCATGTGTGATATCCTGCCATGCCCAAGTCGACCCTCTGTACAACCCCTCCGCTTCCAGGACATACAAATCCATACCGTGCTCGACCTCTCAGTGCTCGTCACTCAAGGAGGCCACTCTGAACGACCCCTTATGCGAGGTGGAAACGGGCAAGTGTGTGTACACAGCAAGCTATGGCGACTCATCCTACTCGACTGGATACTTGAGCCAAGACTTGCTTAGCTTGTCGCCATCCGAGACTTCGCCTAGTTTCCTTTATGGGTGCGGCCAGGACAACGAAGGGCTGTTTGGGAGGGCAGCCGGTATTGTAGGCCTGGCCCGCGAAAGGCTCTCCTTGATTTCTCAATTATCTCCCAAGTATGGAAATGCGTTCTCCTATTGTCTTCCATCAGAAACCTCCATTGGCAGCGGCTTCCTCTCTATTGGGAGCACTTCACTAACGGCATCAGCCTTCAGGTTCACTCCCATGATAACTGAATCCAGAGAAAAGAGCTTATACTTCTTGCGATTGGGTGCAATTTCACTAGCGGGAAAGCCCTTATCAGTCGCGGCTACGCAGTATAGGGTCCCGACCATCATCGACTCAGGGACAGTCATCTCTCGCCTGCCTAGTTCGGTCTATGTCGCACTCAAACAGGCTTTCATCAACATCATGTCAAGAAAGTATGCTAAGGCGCCGAGCTATTCCATATTGGACACCTGTTTCAAAGGAAGCTTGAAGACTATGTCCGTTCCACAGATGCGGCTTGTATTCCAGGGCGGCGCTGATCTCACTCTGACACCTGCAAACATTCTCCTAGATGTCGAGAAGGGCACTACTTGCTTGGCCTTCGCAAGCAGCTCTGGAAACGATGAAATTGCTGTCATTGggaatcatcagcaaaagaCATTCAAGGTCGCCTATGATGTCACCAATTCCAGGATTGGGTTCGCTGCAGGCGGCTGCCATTGA